The Acidobacteriaceae bacterium nucleotide sequence TCCAAGGTAATCCCTCTGCTACTGGCCAAGGGATACAAGGTGACCGCCGTCTCCAACCCACTCACCTCTTTCCAGGAAGATGTTGCAGCTACGAAGCGCGCGATCGCGGCACAGGACGGCCCGGTCATCCTGGTCGGGCACTCGTACGGCGGCGTCATCATCACAGAAGCAGGCAACGATCCTAAGGTTGTGGGGTTGGTCTACGTCGCAGCTTTCGCTCCCGACGCCGGGCAGTCCATTGTGGACATCAGCAAGCCCTTCCCGCCGCCTCCGGGGCCGCAGACAGCTGTTCCAGTAGGCGATGGTTTTCTGCTCTTGTCTCCTGAGGGCATCGAAACGGACTTCGCCCAGGATCTGAGCAAGGAGGAAAAAGCTCTTCTCACCGCAGGCCAACCGCAGACATCAGGCGCGATCTTCGTTGCACAGCCGACGCAGGCAGCATGGCGCAGCAAGCCATCGTGGTACATCGTCGCGAGCCACGATCGTATGATCGCTCCCGAACATGAGGCAAGCATGGCGCAGCAACTCAACGCAGCGACGACGACACTTCCGTCAAGCCACGTTGCGATGCTTTCTTATCCTGCAGAGGTAGCGAAGGTCATCGAAGACGCCGCAACAGGCACGAGATAGCCGCTTCGATAGAAACTACCTCTCCACGGAGAGGTCTTCAGGCAAAACAAAAGGCCAGCCCCTGAAAGGGGCTGGCCTTCGATGCTGAGCAATGCTTGTTAGCTCTGGACCGGCTCGGCCACAGCAGCAGGTGCCTCTAGCGCAGCGGCTGCCGGAGCCTCGGGCTTGGGAGCCTCAGGGCGCGGCGGTTTGGGTGCCGCAGGAACGATCTTCTTGCTGGGCGCGAGGATGGCGTGCAGCGTTGTGCCTTCCATGCGCGGCATGAACTCGACCACACCGGCTTCGCCGATGTCCTGGATCAGGCGGTTGATGATCTTGTAGCCCAGGTCGCGGTGCGCCATCTGGCGGCCCTTGAAGCGAAGGCTGGCCTTCACCTTGTCGCCATCGCCGAGGAAGCGCACAGCCTGGATTCTTCTTTGTCTGGTAGTCGTGTTCGTCCACAGTTACGGAGAACTTCACTTCCTTGATGACGATGACCTTCTGGGTCTTGCGCGCCGCGCGTTCGGACTTGTCCTTTTCGTACAGGAACTTGCCGTAATCCTGAATCTTGCACACGGGCGGCACAGCGTTGGGCGAAATCTCGACCAGGTCGAGCGAGCGCTCACGGGCGATCTTCAGCGCCTCAAAGGGCACCATCACGCCGAGCTGTTCGCCATTTTCGTCAATCACGCGGACTTCGCGCGCGCGAATGCGTTCGTTGGTGCGGATAAAGGATTTCTGCGAGCGTTTATCGAGAGGTGGAATAGTCTGTGTCTCCAGCGCGCCGGGTTGCGGCGCTGCTTCTTTCAGTTCTTATGATGCGCCTACCAGCCAAAACGGCGCAACGACGCACTCGCGAGTATACCAGTCCAAGGTGAAAGGGCGCATATAGACTGTCTGCACCCGATATTTCCGGCCAGGAGCCCTTCCTCCTATGAACCGCGTCGCCTTTGCGCTGCTCGCGCCCGCCATCCTGTGTACTACGGCCGCTTTTGCCCAATCTGCGCCCGCACCCATCAAGCTTCAGCACATTGACGTCACCAACGTCGATAAGAGCGTAAGCCCCTGCGATAACTTCTTCCAGTACGCCTGCAGCAACATCATCAAGGCAAACCCCATCCCGGCTGACCAGATGATGTGGGGCACGTTCAACAAGCTGGCCATGTGGAACCAGCAGATGATGCACGAGATTCTCGAAGCAAACATGGCCCCAAGCTCCTCACGCACGCCCAACCAGCAGAAAATAGGTGACTTCTACGCAAGCTGCGTACAGCAGGCAGACTCCGGTAAGGATGACCGTGCGGCTATCGACGCCCTGGTGGCGCGCATTAACAGCATGAAGAGCAAGCGCGACCTGCCCGCCGTGCTCGCCGCCGTGCAGACGGCTTATGGCCAGGTCTGGAGCGCGAACGACAACGAAACCTCCATCGCTCTCTTCGGTTTTGGCCCCACTCCAGACGCAAACAACGCACGCATGGTCGTCGCCGGGCTCGATCAGGGCGGCTTGGTGCTGCCCAGCCGCGACTACTACCTGAAGGACGATGCGAAAAGCGTCGCCATCCGCAAAGACTACGAAACCTATCTCGTAAAAATGCTGACGATGGACGGCATGAGCGCCGAAGCCGCCAACTCGGCCGCCGCGACGGCTCTCAAGTTCGAAACAGCCCTCGCCAAGGCGCAGATGGACAACGTGACGCGTCGCGATCCGAACAAGACGAACAACCGGTTCACCCCGGCACAGCTCAAAACGCTGACGCCGAACTTCAACTGGACCGCCTACTTTGGTGCCCTTGGCGCCCCCAGCGCGCCGTTGTATGAAGTCTCCTCCCCGGAGTTCTTCCGCACGGTAAACGGCATGATCGCCAGCGAGAGCCTGGATACCTGGAAGATCTATCTGCGCGCACAGCTTTTGAACACGGCCAGCTCGTCGCTCGGCAACCAGTGGCGCGAGGTCAGCTTTGAGCTGACGAAGGCCATCACCGGCGCCAAACAGCAGCCGCCCACCTGGCGCCGCTGCAGCATCAACACGGACAAGGCTCTCGGCGAAGCGCTCGGCCAGGTCTACGTCGCCAAGGCGTTCCCGCCGGAGAGCAAGACCCGCGTGCAGAAGATGGTGAAGAACATCGAGGCGGCGATGGGCCGCGACATCGACGAAGCCACCTGGATGCAGCCGGAGACGAAGCGTCAGGCGCATCTGAAGCTCGCCGCGATCCTCGACAAGATCGGCTACCCGGACAAGTGGATCGACTACAGCTCGCTGACGATAACGCGCGACAGCTACGCCGTGAATGTTTCGGACTCCACGAAGTTCGAGTTCAAGCGCCAGCTTGGCTTCATCAACAAGCCGCTGGACCGGATGCAGTGGAGCATGACGCCGCCGACCGTAAACGCCTACGAAGATCCGCAGACGAATACGATCAACTTCCCTGCCGGCATTCTGCAGCCGCCCATGTTCGACCCGACTGCGGATGACGTGCTGAACTACGGCGCGGAAGGCGCAGTGATCGGCCACGAACTGACCCACAACTTCGACGATCAGGGCCGCAAGTTCGACCTGAACGGCGACCTGAAGGACTGGTGGACGCCCGCCGACGCGAAGGCCTACGACGAGCGCGGCGAGTGCATCGCCAAGGAGTACAGCGGGCCTGCTCCCGGAGTGGAAGGCGTGCAGCAGAACGGCAAGCTGACCCAGGGCGAAAACACCGCCGACAACGGTGGCCTGAACCTTTCGCTGAGCGCGCTGACCTTCGACCTGAAGCAGCAGGGCAAGACACTCGAGGACAAGGACTCCAACGGCCTGACCAACCTGCAACGCTTCTTCCTGGCCTTTGCTAATGACTGGTGCGGCACCGAGCGACCCGAGATTGCGCGTCTGATCGTCATGACGAACCCGCATTCGCTGGCCGAACTGCGCGTGAACAACACGGTCGGCAACATGCCGGAGTTTGCCAAGGCATTCGGCTGCAAGGCCAGCCAGCCGATGGTCCACAAACCCGCCTGCCACGTCTGGTAACAGACCAAACAAGACACAACGCAACGAGGCAACGGGCAGAGCAGACAGCTCTGCCCGTTGTCTTTGCGAAGACATCCGCCACGCTGCCTACTTGCACAGGCGGCGAGCAACACGGAAAATGGATTGTTAGGAGAAATCCATAGTGGCAAAGCGTAAAGTTCTGCTCGTCGATGACGAGGTTACCGTCCTTCTGACGATGAAGGCCGTGCTCGAGATCTCGGGCTTTGATGTCGATACCGCCGCCTCTGCGCGCGAAGGCAAGTCGAAGATCCGCACCGGCGTCTATCAGATGGTCATCACCGACATGCGTATGGAGTCCGACGCGGCCGGTAAGGAAGTGATTCTGGCGGCACGCATGGCGTCCTACCACCCTGCAGTCGCCCTGCTGACAGCGTACCCGATCGCCGATGAAGACTGGCAGGACATGGGCGCCGACCACATGCTCGTAAAGCCGACGCATGTGAAGGAGCTGCTGCGCCAGTTGGAACAGCTGCTTGAAAAGCACTCGGCGAAGCTGGCAAAGATTTCGTCCTCGGCGGCTGCTCCGGCGAAGCCCACGAAGAAGTCTGCGGCCAAGCGCCTGGCGAGCAAGAAGCTGCCTTCGCGCAAGACCGTTGCCGCGAAGCCGCTTGCAGCAAAGACTGCTGCGAAGAAGGCCGCTGCGCCCAAGACAGCGAAGAAGGCCGTCAAGAAAGCTGTGAAGACTGTAGCCAAAAAGGCTGCCAAGAAGAAGTCGAAGTAACAGCCAACCTGCTTCAAACCGCTCGCCGCGCCTGTGCGCTGCGGGCGGTTTCCTTTGTACTCGCGAACGACGCGCCTGTGTTCGCAAACACAAAGTCAACGCGCCAACGGTGATACTCTTTCCAACGATGAATGCTTCTCTCGCCGCCCCGCTGCGGCTCCATCACACAGGCGTCGCCGTCAAGGACATTGCCGCGGCCGCCGCGAACTACGTCTCACGCTTTGGCTACACGATCGTTTCGCCGGTGATCCATGATCCGGCGCAGACCGCGCATGTGCAGTTTCTGCAACTGCCCGGCGAGCACGCGCTCCTCGAACTGGTGGCACCCGACGGCGCGACCGGCAAGCTGGTCGCCGCGACGAAGTCCGGTGGCGCGCTGCACCACCTCTGCTTCATCACGGGCCCGCTGGAAGCTGAGATTGAACGCCTGCAGGCCACAGGCATGTTGCTGCTCTCAGACCCAACACCCGCCGTCGCCTTCGCGGGTCGCCGCATCTGCTGGCTGATGGGCAACGACCGCGTCCCCATCGAACTGCTGGAACGCCGCAGCGACGACGACAGGTGCGAGCCCGGAGTCTGAGGCAGGGCCCAGGGTTTAGGGTTTAGGGTTTAGGGTTTAGCCGACAGAGTTGTGGCACTAACCACTAACCACTAACCACTAACTCCGATTCGCCTCCACCGCTGCCTGAATACCATCCCACAGCGCCAGACGCGCACGGATGGCTTCTTCCGCAGCTGTTGTAGCCTCCTGCCAGAGTGCAGGATCGTTGCCGCAGAGGTCAGCAACCATGCGCAGCGAAAGCGGCCCATGGTCTTCGCCGTCGACTTCAATATGCCGCTCAAGGTACCAGATGAAGGTGCTCAGAGAGCCGGCAAGCTCCTTGTTCAACTCGCGGATGAAACCGCGGAATAGGTCGGGGATCACGTCCTCGCGGCCAAAGGTAAACGCTGCCGCCTGTGCCGCCAGCGAACCCTCGCGGATGACGCGGAAAGTCTCTTCGACAAATGCCTTGGCGGGTTCAGGCGCGCTCTGTAAAACCGCCTGCCAGTATCCACGACTCTCCGCAGCGTCGATCACAGACTGCATCCGTGCCGCGTCGGCCCCGGCAGCCTGCATGGCGAGCAGGTAAATTTCAAAGTGGCTGAGCGGCTGCCCGTTGTACTCATCGCTCTCTTCACCGAGCACGATCTCGTTCACGAAACGGCGGCTGGCCGGAAACCGTGACGGAACCCACGGAACATCGACCGAGGTCAGGCCACGCTGCAACGCCTTCAGCAGGCTCATAAAGTCCCACACGGCGAAGACGTGCGACTCCATGAAGACGCGCACATCGGCAATCGACTGAATCGACGCGTAAAGCGGATGGCTGGCAAGCTGCTCTCGCAGCGGAGCCAGACGCTCTTCAATTGCAGCAATAGAACAAAGTTCAGCAGGAAACGAAGCAGACATGCAAAGGGTCCTCAATTCGTCGCGCATTGTGCTGCGCGGCATCTACCATTCTACGAAGGGAACCGCATGACTGTCCGCGAAGCTACGACCGAAGCTGTTGTCACACTGGAGGCCGCAGGTGTTTCTGCGCGCGATGCGCAGGTGCTGCTGGGCCACGTTCTGCAGCGCGAGCGCGCATGGGTGCTCGCCCATGCGGACGATGCCATCAGCCTCGAAGAGCTCGAAACGCTGCGGGCGCTCACCGCACGACGCGCCACGCGCGAGCCGCTGCAGTACATCCTCGGCGTGCAGGAGTTCTACGGCATGGAGTTCGCCGTCACGCCCGCCGTGCTCATTCCACGTCCGGAGACCGAACTGCTCGTCGAGGCTGTCGAGCTCTGGGCCACGCAGAGGAACTCCGCACGCACGCTGCAGATCGTCGATGTCGGCACGGGCTCCGGTGCCATCGCTGTGACGCTCGCAACGCATGTTGCCGGGGTACGCTTGACCGCGGTGGACATCTCCCCCCGCGCGCTGGAGGTGGCAAAAGCCAACGCGCGGACGCACTCCGCCGACCGCAGGATCGATTTCCTGGAGAACGACCTGCTCACCGGCATGAACGAGGGCATCTTCGACTGCGTTGTTTCCAACCCGCCGTATGTGCCGCAGCTGGACCTGCCCACCATGCAGCCCGAAGTCACCGACCACGAGCCACACCTTGCGCTCTTCGCCGGAGACGATGGCCTGGCCGTTTATCGCAGGTTGATTCCCCAGGCCGCGCACGTGCTGCCGCACGGTGGGCTGCTCGCCATGGAGTTTGGCTTCGGTCAGCGCGAGGCCATCGCCGAGTTGCTGAAGGAGTGGAGTGAGGTGCGCTTCCTCGACGATCTCGCAGGCATCCCACGCCATGTACTCGCGGTGCGGCCACGCTCAATGAGCGAAGCTAGCCAACTCTGAACTCAAGGGCCTGCGCGTTCAGCGCGTCGTGATGCAGCAGTATGCCTGCTGCGATGGCGAGCAGAAGAAAGAAGAGCGACTCCAGCAGACCTGCCGGAAGATCGCGCTTGAAGAGCTTCGCCAGCGACATGCGAACGGCGTAGCAGGAGTACGTGCCCACCACCGCGCCGATGGCTCCGAGAATCGCTCCGCCAGCAGCCGGTTCCAGGATGGCCGCAGCGCAGATCGCTCCGCACAGTGCCCCCAGAACGATGCGTGAGACGAACGGCCCAATCAGCTTGCGGCTGGGCGTGGAGGGCAGCACGTCGAAGACGTACTCACTGAGCGCCGCCAGCGAGAAGATGACCGTTAGAACGATCTTGCCAGTCCACGAAGCCCAGGTGTGGTCGAGCGGCACCCACTCCAGCATGGCGAACCAGCACAACACAGCCATGCCCGTCATCGCTCGAGAGCCCGTCACCACGCCGAAGAGAATTGCGCTCAACATCGTGCGTCGAGTATACGGCCAGCGAAAGCTTATCGGCTGTACCGTTGGTAACCATCGAAGACGGAAGACTCTGCGTCCGTGACCGGCTCCCATAAGGCTTCCATCGCATCGAACATTTCCCGCGTCACGACAAAGGAGTACGTCGCGCTGGCACCTTCGTTGCGCTGCGTTATGCGCTGCCAGCGGAGCTCGGCAGAAACCTCCAGCACATGCAACGCACAGCGCACACCAGCCTCTCGGGCGCGGAGCAGCCAGGCTTCGCGCTGAGCCCGATCCGTAAAGCCTAGATCAAGCACCACGTCCACACCGATGGCAGCAAGCTGACGTGTCATAACGGCCACCTGCTCCTCGCAGCGACGCACGCGCGCAATAGCCCAGGCGTAATCGTTCTTCTCCGGCAGGTCAGGCCAGAAAAGCGTTTGCATCCACTGGTCGATGGCAAAGGGAATGGCTTTGCCATCCGCACAAAGGGAACGGGCCAACGAGCTCTTTCCAGCGCCCGTTGGCCCACACAGCAAATGCCAAGTTGAAGTTGTCAGAAGCTGCTCCGTAAAAGTTCGTTAGGGGCGAAGAAAACCGTAGAGTGGAAACTGCTCGGCCAACTCGGTGACGCGGCCTGCAATGTCCTTCAGCTTCGCGTCGTCGTTGCGGTTCTCGAGCGCCTCGGCGATCCATCCAGCGATCACCGTCATCTCCGCTTCCTTCATGCCGCGCGTGGTGAGTGCAGGCGTGCCGATGCGGATGCCCGACGGCTTCATCGGCGGGTTCGTGTCGAACGGGATCGCGTTCTTGTTCACCGTGATGCCAGCCTTGCCCAGCGCAACCTCGGCTTCGGAGCCGAGCATACCCTTGGCGAAGACGTCGATCAGCATCAGGTGCGTGTCCGTACCGCCGGAGATGACGCGGAAGCCTTCAGCCTGCAGCGCTGCTGCCAGCACCTTGGCGTTCGCCACGGTCTGCGCGGCGTAGCTCTTGAACTCAGGCTGCAAGGCCTCGCCAAACGCCACAGCCTTGGCCGCAACGATGTGCATCAGCGGGCCGCCCTGCTGGCCGGGGAAGACCGAGCGGTCAACACCTGCAGCAAGCTCCTGCTTGCAGAGCACCATGCCGGCACGCGGTCCACGCAATGTCTTGTGCGTGGTCGTGGTGACGATGTCAGCAAACGGCACCGGCGAAGGATGTGCTCCACCCGCGACCAGACCGGCGAAATGCGCCATGTCGATCATCAGCTTCGCGCCAACCTTATCCGCGATCGCGCGCATGCGAGCGAAGTCGAACTGACGCGGATACGCCGAGCCGCCGCCCACGATCACCTTCGGCTTTTCCGCCACGGCGAGCTCTTCGAGCTGGTCGTAGTCGATGACTTCCGTATCCTGCCGAACCTTGTAGCCAACCACCCGATACAGCTTGCCGGAGAAGTTCAGCTTGTGCCCGTGGGTCAGGTGGCCGCCATTGGCGAGGTCCAGACCGAGGATCGTGTCGCCCGGATCGATGATCGTCATGTATGCCGCAGCGTTCGCCTGCGAGCCGGAGTGCGGCTGCACATTCGCGTGTTCGGCACCGAAAAGCTCCTTGGCACGGTCGCGGGCGATGTTCTCCACCACATCGGCGTACTCGCAGCCACCGTAGTAGCGCTTGCCGGGATAGCCCTCGGCGTACTTGTTCGTAAAAACAGTTCCTGCCGCTTCAAGAACGGCGCGCGAGACGAAGTTTTCGCTCGCAATCATCTCCAGTCCCTCGTGCTGACGCTCAGCTTCAAGAGCAATCTGCGAGGCAATTTCAGGGTCGACGGAGGCGAGAGGGGCGTTCAGGTCAATCGGCATACCGCTAGTTTACCTTCGCCCCTCAAACCAGCATGCCCCATAGGTTGTAGCCGCCGAACGGATGGGGGAAAGCTTAGAACTCTCTTGGAATGGTCTCTCCGCCACGAAAGGCAGCAACATCAGTACATAGGCGAAAGGGGTGGCAGGATGAATCGCGCAAAAAAGCTTGCTACACCCTCACGGGCCGCACTTTTTGTGGTTCCAGCCCAGCCCGAACAGGCTGCCGAGCAGGGAGCCACGCGACCGTTCTTGCCCACTCAACTGCTACCCGCTCAGCTTCGCCGCCATCGCGGCTTGTTGCTGGTAGGCGAAGATCATCAACCGGCAACACAGGTGCTTGCTGGCAATAAGAACGGCAGCCATTCCATGCAGCAGGCTGTTCGCATCGTGCAGCAGGTGGAACAGGAAATTGCAGAACGTGCGGACCGCGAACGCAAGATTCGCCAGATGCCCTCGTCTGCCAGCCCCGCCTCCTCGCGTGCGCATGGAAACCTGTGGCAGCGAATCCTGGCCCGCGTCTTCCCTGCACGAACAGCCTGATAGGCCTAGCTCGTACGCGTCGCGCTCCAGCGTTCGCCGAGCCGCTTGAACGAACTCCACACAAACTGGCCCATGTAATAGCCGTCGAGGTACTTGTACGGGAACTCGCCGGTCGTGTAGTGTCCGCAGGGCAGCACGCGCGAGACGAAGTCGATCTGGTGCTCGCGGAAGTTCTTCAACACATCGAGCGAGAACTCCAGCGGGAACGTCAGATCGTACGTCGCGTGGATCACGAGCACGCGCTTGGAGTTTGCCGCAAAGCGCTCCATGTAGCTCATCGGGCTGGCTCCGGCGAGGATGCTGCGCGTGAGGTCCTGCGTAAGCCCTGACCGTTCAAACGACGCGCGAATGTGCCGCGTGCTCTGCCCTTCCCACACCACATCGCCGAACCACGTCGACGCGTGATTGAAGAGGCAGACCTCAAGGCGCGGGTCCATCGCCGCAGCCAGAAAGGCGTAGCAGCTTCCAAGGCTTGTGCCGAGCACACCGAACTGCTCATAGCCCTGCGAGGCCAGCCAGTCGATGCACGAACGAATGTCCGCCACAGCCTGCCGCGAGGCCTCCAGCGTGCGCCCCACGTTCGCGCTCACCGCGTAGTCGGAGCGCTCCAGCTCTGCCGGACGGCGAACGTCATGGTACGGCTTGGACAGGCGCAGCGAACTGACGCCCCAATGCGCGAAGATCTCGCAAAGCGCGTTGTGCGAGAACGCATCGGCGTTCCACTGCGGCATCACGATCATCGCCTGCTTCGGCTTGCCGGGCTTCTGCTTCGCTTCGTACCAGCGAGCGTTCACCGTGTCGTTTTCGGCATACTGCGTCTGCACCGCCGAGGTGAAGCGCAGGAACGGCTCTTTGCGCAGTTCGCCTACTTCGGCACGACGCTTCCACTCCGCTTCCTGCTCCAGCGTCTCCGGACGAACGTTCGTCGGATAAAGCTCGGGAAAGTGCTGCTCGATGCGGAAGTCTTTGGGCGTCTCATAAGCGAAGTAGGCGTCAGGGTCAGCCACGATGCGACGGTTGAGCTCGATCATCGCGTCAAGCCCGGAGATCTCGCCACGCTCCACGCGTGCGGCCATCTCGTCACCGCCAACTCTTCCCAGCCGGTCAAAGCCCCACTCCAGCGGACGCTCCACACGGTTTTCATCACGCGTCGTCAACGCGGTTTCCCATGCGTACATCCACTTTGCGTAGAGCTTCGAAAACATCTATCCAGTGTACTTGCTGCGGCTTGCTCGAATCTAGCGCACAACCATGTGGCCGCGCATACCGCAGAGAATGTCATAGCCAATCGTGTTGGCCCACACGCCGTGGTCCTCTGCGCTAACGCCTTCGCCAAGCAACGTTGCGTCATCCCCCAACGCCACCCCGTTGTGCCCGGTCACGTCTACAACGAGAAGGTTCATCGACACGCGGCCCACCACCGGCGCGCGACGGCCTGC carries:
- a CDS encoding alpha/beta hydrolase, encoding MPQTTLSKNIVLVHGAFADGSSWSKVIPLLLAKGYKVTAVSNPLTSFQEDVAATKRAIAAQDGPVILVGHSYGGVIITEAGNDPKVVGLVYVAAFAPDAGQSIVDISKPFPPPPGPQTAVPVGDGFLLLSPEGIETDFAQDLSKEEKALLTAGQPQTSGAIFVAQPTQAAWRSKPSWYIVASHDRMIAPEHEASMAQQLNAATTTLPSSHVAMLSYPAEVAKVIEDAATGTR
- the infC gene encoding translation initiation factor IF-3, translated to MRFLGDGDKVKASLRFKGRQMAHRDLGYKIINRLIQDIGEAGVVEFMPRMEGTTLHAILAPSKKIVPAAPKPPRPEAPKPEAPAAAALEAPAAVAEPVQS
- a CDS encoding M13 family metallopeptidase; translated protein: MNRVAFALLAPAILCTTAAFAQSAPAPIKLQHIDVTNVDKSVSPCDNFFQYACSNIIKANPIPADQMMWGTFNKLAMWNQQMMHEILEANMAPSSSRTPNQQKIGDFYASCVQQADSGKDDRAAIDALVARINSMKSKRDLPAVLAAVQTAYGQVWSANDNETSIALFGFGPTPDANNARMVVAGLDQGGLVLPSRDYYLKDDAKSVAIRKDYETYLVKMLTMDGMSAEAANSAAATALKFETALAKAQMDNVTRRDPNKTNNRFTPAQLKTLTPNFNWTAYFGALGAPSAPLYEVSSPEFFRTVNGMIASESLDTWKIYLRAQLLNTASSSLGNQWREVSFELTKAITGAKQQPPTWRRCSINTDKALGEALGQVYVAKAFPPESKTRVQKMVKNIEAAMGRDIDEATWMQPETKRQAHLKLAAILDKIGYPDKWIDYSSLTITRDSYAVNVSDSTKFEFKRQLGFINKPLDRMQWSMTPPTVNAYEDPQTNTINFPAGILQPPMFDPTADDVLNYGAEGAVIGHELTHNFDDQGRKFDLNGDLKDWWTPADAKAYDERGECIAKEYSGPAPGVEGVQQNGKLTQGENTADNGGLNLSLSALTFDLKQQGKTLEDKDSNGLTNLQRFFLAFANDWCGTERPEIARLIVMTNPHSLAELRVNNTVGNMPEFAKAFGCKASQPMVHKPACHVW
- a CDS encoding response regulator; translation: MAKRKVLLVDDEVTVLLTMKAVLEISGFDVDTAASAREGKSKIRTGVYQMVITDMRMESDAAGKEVILAARMASYHPAVALLTAYPIADEDWQDMGADHMLVKPTHVKELLRQLEQLLEKHSAKLAKISSSAAAPAKPTKKSAAKRLASKKLPSRKTVAAKPLAAKTAAKKAAAPKTAKKAVKKAVKTVAKKAAKKKSK
- a CDS encoding VOC family protein — its product is MNASLAAPLRLHHTGVAVKDIAAAAANYVSRFGYTIVSPVIHDPAQTAHVQFLQLPGEHALLELVAPDGATGKLVAATKSGGALHHLCFITGPLEAEIERLQATGMLLLSDPTPAVAFAGRRICWLMGNDRVPIELLERRSDDDRCEPGV
- a CDS encoding DUF3050 domain-containing protein, yielding MSASFPAELCSIAAIEERLAPLREQLASHPLYASIQSIADVRVFMESHVFAVWDFMSLLKALQRGLTSVDVPWVPSRFPASRRFVNEIVLGEESDEYNGQPLSHFEIYLLAMQAAGADAARMQSVIDAAESRGYWQAVLQSAPEPAKAFVEETFRVIREGSLAAQAAAFTFGREDVIPDLFRGFIRELNKELAGSLSTFIWYLERHIEVDGEDHGPLSLRMVADLCGNDPALWQEATTAAEEAIRARLALWDGIQAAVEANRS
- the prmC gene encoding peptide chain release factor N(5)-glutamine methyltransferase, with amino-acid sequence MTVREATTEAVVTLEAAGVSARDAQVLLGHVLQRERAWVLAHADDAISLEELETLRALTARRATREPLQYILGVQEFYGMEFAVTPAVLIPRPETELLVEAVELWATQRNSARTLQIVDVGTGSGAIAVTLATHVAGVRLTAVDISPRALEVAKANARTHSADRRIDFLENDLLTGMNEGIFDCVVSNPPYVPQLDLPTMQPEVTDHEPHLALFAGDDGLAVYRRLIPQAAHVLPHGGLLAMEFGFGQREAIAELLKEWSEVRFLDDLAGIPRHVLAVRPRSMSEASQL
- a CDS encoding DUF4126 domain-containing protein is translated as MLSAILFGVVTGSRAMTGMAVLCWFAMLEWVPLDHTWASWTGKIVLTVIFSLAALSEYVFDVLPSTPSRKLIGPFVSRIVLGALCGAICAAAILEPAAGGAILGAIGAVVGTYSCYAVRMSLAKLFKRDLPAGLLESLFFLLLAIAAGILLHHDALNAQALEFRVG
- a CDS encoding ATP-binding protein encodes the protein MLCGPTGAGKSSLARSLCADGKAIPFAIDQWMQTLFWPDLPEKNDYAWAIARVRRCEEQVAVMTRQLAAIGVDVVLDLGFTDRAQREAWLLRAREAGVRCALHVLEVSAELRWQRITQRNEGASATYSFVVTREMFDAMEALWEPVTDAESSVFDGYQRYSR
- a CDS encoding serine hydroxymethyltransferase, with translation MPIDLNAPLASVDPEIASQIALEAERQHEGLEMIASENFVSRAVLEAAGTVFTNKYAEGYPGKRYYGGCEYADVVENIARDRAKELFGAEHANVQPHSGSQANAAAYMTIIDPGDTILGLDLANGGHLTHGHKLNFSGKLYRVVGYKVRQDTEVIDYDQLEELAVAEKPKVIVGGGSAYPRQFDFARMRAIADKVGAKLMIDMAHFAGLVAGGAHPSPVPFADIVTTTTHKTLRGPRAGMVLCKQELAAGVDRSVFPGQQGGPLMHIVAAKAVAFGEALQPEFKSYAAQTVANAKVLAAALQAEGFRVISGGTDTHLMLIDVFAKGMLGSEAEVALGKAGITVNKNAIPFDTNPPMKPSGIRIGTPALTTRGMKEAEMTVIAGWIAEALENRNDDAKLKDIAGRVTELAEQFPLYGFLRP
- a CDS encoding alpha/beta hydrolase family protein, with translation MFSKLYAKWMYAWETALTTRDENRVERPLEWGFDRLGRVGGDEMAARVERGEISGLDAMIELNRRIVADPDAYFAYETPKDFRIEQHFPELYPTNVRPETLEQEAEWKRRAEVGELRKEPFLRFTSAVQTQYAENDTVNARWYEAKQKPGKPKQAMIVMPQWNADAFSHNALCEIFAHWGVSSLRLSKPYHDVRRPAELERSDYAVSANVGRTLEASRQAVADIRSCIDWLASQGYEQFGVLGTSLGSCYAFLAAAMDPRLEVCLFNHASTWFGDVVWEGQSTRHIRASFERSGLTQDLTRSILAGASPMSYMERFAANSKRVLVIHATYDLTFPLEFSLDVLKNFREHQIDFVSRVLPCGHYTTGEFPYKYLDGYYMGQFVWSSFKRLGERWSATRTS